The stretch of DNA TTTCTGGCGCGCCGATGGCAGCGGGATGGAGCTCGAAATCGGCTTTACCGACGGCTAGGCGATCTGCGCGGGCTGATCGCCAGAAGCCAAAGAGGGGATAGAATCCCCACCGCCCTTGCCCCCGCGAGCGGCATCGGGAATCCCTCTTGCATGGCGATTCTCTCCGACAAATGGATCCGCGCGCAGGCGCTCGAACACGGCATGATCGAGCCCTTTGTCGAAGCCCAGCGGCGCGACGGGGTGATTTCCTATGGGCTCTCCTCCTACGGCTACGACGCCCGCGTCGCGCCCGAGTTCAAGATTTTCACCAATGTCGATAGCGCCGTGGTCGATCCCAAGGACTTCGCGGCGAACTCCTTCGTCGACCGCGAGACCGATGTCTGCGTGATCCCGCCCAATTCCTTCGCGCTCGCCCGCACGGTGGAATACTTTCGCGTGCCGGAGGACGTGCTGGTAATCTGCCTCGGCAAGAGCACCTATGCGCGCTGCGGGATCATCGTGAACGTCACCCCGCTCGAGCCGGGCTGGGAAGGACACGTGACGCTGGAGTTCAGCAACACCACCCCGCTCCCTGCCAAGATATACGCCAACGAAGGCGCGTGCCAGTTCCTGTTCCTGCAGGGCAACGAGCGCTGCGAGACCAGCTACAAGGACCGCGCGGGCAAATATATGGGCCAGCGCGGGGTGACGCTGCCGAGACTCTAGGACTGCGGCTCTGGCCCGCTTTCCTACAGCCTCGGCATCGCGGTAGGTTCCCCGGGCAGACCCCGTGGAGCCGCGCCGATGCTTTTTCTCCCGAAAACTTTTGTCCGTCCGCCCGCAGGTGTGAGCGCAAGCGTCAGCATTTGCACGGCAAATTCGCCTGTTGGGAAGTTGTCGCGCTGTCATCCTTGTCACCTTTCCAACCGCCGCAGCGATGGACTTTGACACCCGCCCCGCGCGATTGCATGGCTGTGGCAGAACCAAGGGAGACCAAACATGAGCACCCGCGAATTCGACATCATCGTCTATGGCGCCACCGGCTACACCGGGCGGCTGGTGGCGGAATATCTCGCCACGCATTACGGCAGCCGCGATGACGGGCCGAAATGGGCGATGGCCGGGCGCAGCCTTGCCAAGCTGGAGGAGGTGCGCGACCTGATCGCCGCCCCTGCCACCACCCCGCTGGTGGTCGCCGATGCAGAGGATGATGCCGTCCTCGAAGCCATGTGCCGCCGCACCCGCGTCGTCATCACCACCGTCGGCCCCTATCAGCTCTATGGCGACAAGCTCGTGGCGGCCTGCGTGAAGACCGGCACCGACTATGCCGACCTTTGCGGCGAGCCGGCATGGATGGCCGAGAAGATCGCCGAGCATCAGGCCGCCGCCGAAGCCAGCGGCGCGCGCATCTGCTTTTCGAGCGGGTTCGATTCCATTCCCTTCGATCTCGGTGTGATGATGACGCAGAAGGCTTGCGTCGAACGCTTCGGCACGCCCGCCCCGCGCATTCGCGGCCGGGTGCGCGCGATGCAGGGCACCTTCTCGGGCGGCACCGCGGCGAGCCTCGGCGCGACGATGAAGGCGGCGGCCAAGAGCCCTTCGCTGATCAACGTGCTGCGCAATCCCTTTGCGCTGACCCCCGGTTTCGAGGGGCCGGATCAGCCCTCGGGCATGATCCCTTCTTACGAGGACGATCTCGGCAAGTGGTCCGCGCCCTTCGTGATGGCGCCGATCAACACCAAGAACGTCCACCGCACCAATTTCCTGCTCGGCCACCCCTATGGCACCGACTTCAAGTATGACGAGATGGTGCTGACCAGCCCCGGCGATGCGGGCAAGGCGGCGGCGCAGGCGGCGCTGGAATTCATGAAGAACCCCTTCGGCTCCAAGCCCCCCAAGCCCGGCGAGGGCCCGAGCAAGGAGGAGCGCGACAACGGCTTCTACGACGTGGTCTTCGTCGCCGACATGGCCGATGGGCAGCGCCTGCAATTCGGCGTCAAGGGCCGCTACGATCCCGGCTACGGCTCGACCAGCCGGATGCTTTCCGAGACGGCGATCGGGCTGCTTTCCTGCGACAAGCCGGGCGGGATCGGCACGCCGGGCAGCTTCCTCGGCGAAGATCTGGTCAAGCGGCTGGAGGAGCACGCCGAACTGACCTTTGCGGTGGAAAGCTGACACGAAAAAGGGGCAGCCGGCGCGACCGACTGCCCCTGATTGCGACCCTCCTGTTGCACGCGCGCGGGAAGCTACGGATCAGAAGCTCATCCGGATGCTCGCGCGGAAATTGCGGCCCACCAGCGGCACGAAGTCCTTGGTGAAGCTGGCATGGCGGCGGCCATTGACATCGAAGATGTTGTCGGCGGCGAGTTGCAGGGTGACGTTCTGATTGTCCGCCAGCGGGCGCCATGCGACCAGCGCATTGACCAGCGTGAAGCTGTCGGTCGGTGTTTCGAAGGTAGTGACGCGGTCCTGTTCGCCGAACCACTGCACCTCGCCGCGCACGTCGAAGGCCCCGGTCTGGGCTTCGAGCGCGCCGAGCAGGCTGAGCGGCGGGATGCGCGGGACCGCGGTGCCATCGGCCAGCTCCGCCTCGACATAGGAAGCGCGCAGATCGGTCAGCAGGCGGAAGCCCTCGGTGTCGACGATGGGGTAGTTCAGCTCGGCTTCGACGCCCCAGAAGTCGGCATCCTGCTGGAGGTACTGGAACACCGGCAGGTCGTCCTCTTCCTCGCCGGTTTCTTCCAGGAAGATGTAGTTGTCGAACCACTGGCGATAGGCGGTGAGGTTGAAAGTGCCCGCGCCGATGGAGCCGCGGGCATAGGCTTCGAGGCCCCAGGCGCGTTCGGTGCTGAGGTCGGCATTGCCGATCTCGAACGCCTGCGTGGCGATATGCGGGCCGTTGGAGAACAGCTCCTCGGCACTTGGCGCACGCTCGGCGCGCGAGCCGTTGAGGCCGATGCGCACGCCGTCGATGCCTTCGTAGACAAGGCCGAGTGCGCCCGAGACGGTGTCGTAGTCACGCGCAATGCCGAGCGTCTGGGCCTCGACATTGGTGAACTCGGCGCGGGCGGCGGCCTCGATCTGGAGCGGGCCGGTGCCCCACTCCTGAAGCGTGAACAGCGCGACCTGCTCGGTCAGGTTGGGCGGCACATAGGCCTCGGCCCCTTGGGCGAAGAAATCGCGGTGGAGGTATTGGACCCCGCTCGACCCGCGCAGCATCCCGCCGGTGTTCTGCACCAGCTCGGCGCGGGCTTCGATGCTGGCAACATCGAACACCGTGCCGACCTCGGCACCTTCGAATTCGGTGTGGGTATAGTCCGAATAGCCGACCCTGAGCTTCAGCCGCTCGAACGCGCCGTCGCCGAGAAAGACGTCGCCCTTGAAGTCGGCGCGGAACTGCTTGAGCCCGATGGTGACGAGCTCTTCGCCCTCGTCCTCGCCGCCCTCTTCGCCTTCGCCTTCCTCGCCGTGGTGGTGGCCTGCGCCGGGGCGGGTGGGGACGCCGTAGGTGGTGTCATACCAGCCCACCGCCGCGCCGAAGGTGCTTTCGCCGAGGATCAGGCCGAGGCCGGTGTTGATCGTCCAGCTTTCCATCGCCGAATTGGGCACGGTGCCGCGCTGGCCGGCGGCCTCGCGCAGTTCGGCGGCTTCTTCGAGTTCGCCCTCATCCTCTTCCTCGGCCGCGTCGGCGAGAAGGTCGGCGCGCAGCGCGTCGGAGACCTGGAAGCCGCCGATTTCGACATCATTGGTTTCGCGCCACGATCCGTCGACATGAAACACCAGATTGCTGCCAATCCCGACATCGAGGCTGGCCGCCCCGGTGCGCAGGTCGGTGGCGCTGTCGACCCCGGCGAAGGCATCGAGGTGGAGGTTGTGGTCGGGCATGCGGGTGGGGATGCGCTTGTCGATCACGTTGACCGCGCCGCCGATCGCCTGGCTGCCGTAGAGCAGCACGGCGGGCCCGCGCAGCACTTCGATGCGCTCGACCGTGATCGGCTCGATCGTGGTGGCATGGTCGACCGAGGTGTTCGACACGTCCGACGTGCCCACGCCATCGACCAGCACGCGCACACGCTCGCCCTGCTGGCCGCGCAGCACCGGGCGGGAGGAGCCGGGGGCGAAGCTGGTGGCCGAAACGCCGGGCAGCTTGGTCAGCAGGTCGCCGATCTGGCCGTTCACGGCATCGCGCTGGATGTCGCGGATTTCGACCACGCTGGTTCCGGCCAGCACGTCGAGTTCCTTGAGGCCATTGGCGCTGACGATGATCTCGCCGGTTCGAGCGCTCTGGCGGTTGTGAACGTCGTCCTCGACCGGAGCGCCAGCGGGCTGGGCGGCATCGGCCTCCGCCGCGTCCGGGGCGGTTTCGGCAAGGGCGGGGGTGGCAGCGCAGGCCAGACCGAGCGCGGTTGCAAGCGCAAGGCGAGAGGAGGCAGGGCCGGAGGTTGTCATGGTCATGGGGCTTCCCGTTGCTTTTCTCGGAGGGGTATTATGAGATAACGTATCACGCGACTAGCGCCGCGCGATACGAATGCAAGCGGAAAAAAGGCGGGCCGCCGACGACAGCCGACGAAGTGCGGCAGACTTGCGGCAGCGGCCCCGTATCGTGTGAGGTTTGGTGCTAGAACGCCAGTTTGATCGCCGCACTCGCAGAGACCGCGCGCTCGTCGCCCGCGATCAGCGCGTCGAGGCTGCCGCCCAGCGACCAGCCGCCGCCCAGATCGACCTCGCCGCTCGCCGAGGCGACGAACCCGTCCTTGCTGCCGCGCGCGGGCAGAATCGTGAAGGACTGCGGCGATCCGGCAAGCGTCATGGCGACCGCGCTGTCGTCCCGCTTGCCGGTCAGATAGCGCAGGTCGACCAGCAACCGGGCGCTGTCGCTGCGGTGCGAGACGAAGCCGCCCAGCGTCGCCCGCGTCCACCCGTCGCGCGCGCCATCGCTGGCGAGGTCGAGCGCCCCGGCACCGGCTTCGGCGAAAGCTGAAAGGCGCGTGCGGCTGTATTCGACACCCGCCGCCGGTCCGAAGGCCCAGCTGTCGCCGCCCATGCCGAAGCGCAGGTCGGCCGACAGCGCGGTGGTGCGGGTTTCGATCGCTGCCGAGGTCGCCCGGTCAATGCTGCCGAACCGGATCGCACGCGCGGCGGTGCCATCGGCCGAGGCATGGCTTGCCGCCACGACCGCCGTCAGCCCCTTGCCCAGATCGCCGTAGCGGGCGAAGCCGCCGATATGCCAGCCGTCGAGCTCGGCGTGGGAGAGGCGCGCGGCGTTGTCGATGTCGTTGCCGATCCAGCCACCACCGATCCCGGCGGCCCAGCTGTCATCCTCGCCATGATAATCGAGGCCGAGGCTCAGCCGCGTCTGATCCTGCGTAAAGCGCGCGCCATTGCCGTCGGCGGAGACCCGGCCGCTGCGCAGGCTGCCTTCGGCCCAGGCGTCCCACCCCTGCTTGCCCGGTGCGGCGCTGCGCCGCCGGTTGGCGGTGCTGGCCAACATGGCGCTGCGCTGGGCTGAGGCGAGCACATCGGCATAGATCTCGCCCGAGGCGAGGTCGAAGGCGGCGCGCGCCTCCTCCGCATCGAGCAGCAGGATCGCGTTGTAGACCGCAAGACTGTCCGAGCCTGTGCTGCGATCCAGTTCCATCAGACCGCTCGCCGCCTGACGCTGGTTGAAGGTCAGCGCCACATCCGGGAACTGCCGCAGCACGCTGAGCGTGAGGAAAGCGCGGCGCGCATCATAGCCCAGTGCGAAGTCGAGGAAGGCGGAATTCTCGACCAGTCCGGCGAAGGTGCCGGTCAGCGAACCCCCGGCCTCGACGATGGTGAAAGTGCTGCCATCGACATAGTCGGTGTCGGGGCTGAGCAGGTTCACCTCCACCGTGCCCCCGGCGAGAACCACATCGCCCCCGGCCACGACCCGGTCGCTGCTGCCGTTCGCGGCGAGATCGACCAGATAGCGCGATCCGGCGGCAAAGCTGAGATCGCCCGCGACGTTGAAGGTGGCCGCCGCAGGGGCCGTGCCTGCGCCGGGGGCAAAACTGCCGCCGATGGCGAGATTGCCGACGGTTCCGGTGCCCGTCAGCGTGGTGCCCGCGGCGGTCGCGAGCCGGCTGCCACCGACATCGCGGCCCAGCGTTCCGGTGAGATTGAGGCCGCCTGCCATCAGGTTGAACAGGCCGACAAAGTCGCTGTGCGTGCCGCCAAGATCGAGCACGCCTGCCCCGTCCTTCTCGATCGTCCCCGCGCCGCTCAGGATGCCGGAAAAGGTGCCGTTGCCGGTCTGGTTGAACAGCAGCGTGCCCGGCGTATCGATGGCGATGGTGCCGCGCAGGCTGGTGGTGTCGCCCTGCAACGTGCCGCCCGCGACCGTGGTGCCGCCACTATAGGTGTTCGCGCCGAGCAGGATCAGGGTGCCCAGATCGGTCTTGGTCAGACTGCCACCGCCCGTCAGCGCGGATTCGATGGTCGCGACGAATGCGCTCCCCTCGGCCGAGCCGTCACCCACGCGGATGATCGCGCCCGGCGCATCGAGCCGGATCGCTCCGCCGGTGACGGTGTAACCGGTCGCGGCGAACTGGACGCCGTTGGCAAGGCTCACCTGCCCGGCGGTGTTGTCGACCGTGACGGTGCCCGTCGCCGCCGAAGGTGTCGCTGCGAAGCGCGTGAGCGTCGCGGCCGCTTCGGGCACTTCGGGTGCGCGGAAGATCAGGAAGTCGGCCGGGTCGAAGACGCCGTTGTGGTTGGCCTCCGGCGTGGTCCAGTTGGTGCTCTCGACGGTCCAGGTGCCGCTTCCACCATTGATCAGGCCATCTGCGGCGGTGTTGCCGCCATCCCAGAAGATGAAGTCGAAATCGGGCGTGGCGGCCTGCGCCAGCAGATTGACCTGCCCCGCGGTCGCCAGATCGAGCGTCAGGCCGGTCAGTTCGAACCCGTCGGGCACGTTGCCGAAGGCCAAGCCGTTATCGGTCAGCGTCCCGCCGTAATTGATCAGCCGGAAAAGCCCGCTGCCGAAGCCGCCGATGTTGCCGATGTTGAGCGTGCCGTCGAGCGTCAGGTCACCGCCGACGATGATGAGATCGCTGCCGATGCCGGGGGCCTGACCGGGCAGGCCCAGCTCGAAATCGAGCACCGATCCCGCGCTCAGCACCAGATCGCCGCCGATGGTGAAGGTGCCCGCCGAATTGCCCGGCGCGAGCGTCGCATTGCCCAGCGTCACATCGCCGCCGAAGGTGCCGGTGCCCGACAGGCGCGCGTTCTCGAAGGTCGCGCGCGCGGCGTTTCCGCCCAGCGTGCCGTCGAGCACGATCTCGCCGCCGCTGACCGTCAGCGTGCCGCCAAAGCCCCCGCTTGCCCCTGTCAGGCGCGTGCGTCCGGCGAGGTGCTCGATCGCGCCCGCCCCGGTGATCGCCGACGCGATCAGGAAATCCGTGCCGGTGTGGTTGATCTCCAGCGTGTTGCCACTCGTCAGGCCGACCGAGCCGACATCGAACGTGCCCGCCGCCCCGGCAGACCCGTCGGCCCGGGTGCCGATCGTCACCCGGTTGCCCGCGACCGAGCCGAGGTTGAGCGCACGGGCGGCAAAGGTGGCGTTGCGCAGGATCAGATCGGTGCCCGAAAACCTGAGGCCGATGCTGATGGTCCCCTCTGCCGTCAGGGTGGAATTGTCGACCACCAGATTGGTCGTCTCGATCTGGAGCCCGGAATTGGGGCCGCCGGTCATGATCCAGCTGCTGCCATTGGTGATCGCCATCGTCCGCAGCACGCCGTTGAAGCCGATCCCGTTGTCGCTCGGCCCGCGAGTGACGAGGCGCGCGCCGTTTTCGATCACCACGGTGCCCCCGCCGGGATTGCCGCCGCCCAGCGAGATATTGCCGCGGATGTCCA from Porphyrobacter sp. YT40 encodes:
- a CDS encoding saccharopine dehydrogenase NADP-binding domain-containing protein gives rise to the protein MSTREFDIIVYGATGYTGRLVAEYLATHYGSRDDGPKWAMAGRSLAKLEEVRDLIAAPATTPLVVADAEDDAVLEAMCRRTRVVITTVGPYQLYGDKLVAACVKTGTDYADLCGEPAWMAEKIAEHQAAAEASGARICFSSGFDSIPFDLGVMMTQKACVERFGTPAPRIRGRVRAMQGTFSGGTAASLGATMKAAAKSPSLINVLRNPFALTPGFEGPDQPSGMIPSYEDDLGKWSAPFVMAPINTKNVHRTNFLLGHPYGTDFKYDEMVLTSPGDAGKAAAQAALEFMKNPFGSKPPKPGEGPSKEERDNGFYDVVFVADMADGQRLQFGVKGRYDPGYGSTSRMLSETAIGLLSCDKPGGIGTPGSFLGEDLVKRLEEHAELTFAVES
- a CDS encoding autotransporter-associated beta strand repeat-containing protein; its protein translation is MSAARSTTGLAVLLLSSVAGLALATPAAAQQRWDGSESEDYNDADNWDNGQTPGSRSSVQIDSETNAPRVGTGQTARAGTLRIGVDGTGRLTVTDGGQLILGDDANGGLLSVGGSRVSSAAGGVGTLILSGAGSTISGPGGLALEVGVGPSAIGTVLIENGGVLTSSTGLIGVTENSRGTITVTGAGSRWDINSGAGGVRIGNLNDASAVGILNILDGARVTYPGGVGWSMGAGGQINIDGAGSALEGVTGIQTRGAISVTGGGAASIEQTIGQLGARLTVSGADSRYATDLFLMAQGSNATGGFLLVDSGGQLTSNGFSFASNGVPASFDVTVRGAGSRWDINPGNSRTLGAGTNAVSFRVLDGGVVDDVSPAGNWSLGQGTSVLVSGAGSRWLTSGVVNFNAATVGEPVGDVIIENGGEFTVRADGLSALGSIGGPVSRSLIVRSGGQVNFTGGNGAGLSVRNGSILVDGGTLTGRLELSGETARRTTVTVQGGGLIDGTGGGGWSADNETDFLVTGTNSRLIAQGAMTFGGDITVTAGGNASFDKLRFGASDRVSTLLVSGPGSVVSTRGLADAVTGAPLQILSDFNGAHMVVRVESGGSLLTGASIINTADITLTGAGSLWQVAADANRGSDFNFDTSLSIRDGARFEILNGFNPTFGPATQLLISGADSTMDIRGNISLGGGNPGGGTVVIENGARLVTRGPSDNGIGFNGVLRTMAITNGSSWIMTGGPNSGLQIETTNLVVDNSTLTAEGTISIGLRFSGTDLILRNATFAARALNLGSVAGNRVTIGTRADGSAGAAGTFDVGSVGLTSGNTLEINHTGTDFLIASAITGAGAIEHLAGRTRLTGASGGFGGTLTVSGGEIVLDGTLGGNAARATFENARLSGTGTFGGDVTLGNATLAPGNSAGTFTIGGDLVLSAGSVLDFELGLPGQAPGIGSDLIIVGGDLTLDGTLNIGNIGGFGSGLFRLINYGGTLTDNGLAFGNVPDGFELTGLTLDLATAGQVNLLAQAATPDFDFIFWDGGNTAADGLINGGSGTWTVESTNWTTPEANHNGVFDPADFLIFRAPEVPEAAATLTRFAATPSAATGTVTVDNTAGQVSLANGVQFAATGYTVTGGAIRLDAPGAIIRVGDGSAEGSAFVATIESALTGGGSLTKTDLGTLILLGANTYSGGTTVAGGTLQGDTTSLRGTIAIDTPGTLLFNQTGNGTFSGILSGAGTIEKDGAGVLDLGGTHSDFVGLFNLMAGGLNLTGTLGRDVGGSRLATAAGTTLTGTGTVGNLAIGGSFAPGAGTAPAAATFNVAGDLSFAAGSRYLVDLAANGSSDRVVAGGDVVLAGGTVEVNLLSPDTDYVDGSTFTIVEAGGSLTGTFAGLVENSAFLDFALGYDARRAFLTLSVLRQFPDVALTFNQRQAASGLMELDRSTGSDSLAVYNAILLLDAEEARAAFDLASGEIYADVLASAQRSAMLASTANRRRSAAPGKQGWDAWAEGSLRSGRVSADGNGARFTQDQTRLSLGLDYHGEDDSWAAGIGGGWIGNDIDNAARLSHAELDGWHIGGFARYGDLGKGLTAVVAASHASADGTAARAIRFGSIDRATSAAIETRTTALSADLRFGMGGDSWAFGPAAGVEYSRTRLSAFAEAGAGALDLASDGARDGWTRATLGGFVSHRSDSARLLVDLRYLTGKRDDSAVAMTLAGSPQSFTILPARGSKDGFVASASGEVDLGGGWSLGGSLDALIAGDERAVSASAAIKLAF
- the dcd gene encoding dCTP deaminase — encoded protein: MAILSDKWIRAQALEHGMIEPFVEAQRRDGVISYGLSSYGYDARVAPEFKIFTNVDSAVVDPKDFAANSFVDRETDVCVIPPNSFALARTVEYFRVPEDVLVICLGKSTYARCGIIVNVTPLEPGWEGHVTLEFSNTTPLPAKIYANEGACQFLFLQGNERCETSYKDRAGKYMGQRGVTLPRL
- a CDS encoding TonB-dependent receptor, with product MTMTTSGPASSRLALATALGLACAATPALAETAPDAAEADAAQPAGAPVEDDVHNRQSARTGEIIVSANGLKELDVLAGTSVVEIRDIQRDAVNGQIGDLLTKLPGVSATSFAPGSSRPVLRGQQGERVRVLVDGVGTSDVSNTSVDHATTIEPITVERIEVLRGPAVLLYGSQAIGGAVNVIDKRIPTRMPDHNLHLDAFAGVDSATDLRTGAASLDVGIGSNLVFHVDGSWRETNDVEIGGFQVSDALRADLLADAAEEEDEGELEEAAELREAAGQRGTVPNSAMESWTINTGLGLILGESTFGAAVGWYDTTYGVPTRPGAGHHHGEEGEGEEGGEDEGEELVTIGLKQFRADFKGDVFLGDGAFERLKLRVGYSDYTHTEFEGAEVGTVFDVASIEARAELVQNTGGMLRGSSGVQYLHRDFFAQGAEAYVPPNLTEQVALFTLQEWGTGPLQIEAAARAEFTNVEAQTLGIARDYDTVSGALGLVYEGIDGVRIGLNGSRAERAPSAEELFSNGPHIATQAFEIGNADLSTERAWGLEAYARGSIGAGTFNLTAYRQWFDNYIFLEETGEEEDDLPVFQYLQQDADFWGVEAELNYPIVDTEGFRLLTDLRASYVEAELADGTAVPRIPPLSLLGALEAQTGAFDVRGEVQWFGEQDRVTTFETPTDSFTLVNALVAWRPLADNQNVTLQLAADNIFDVNGRRHASFTKDFVPLVGRNFRASIRMSF